From Toxorhynchites rutilus septentrionalis strain SRP chromosome 2, ASM2978413v1, whole genome shotgun sequence, a single genomic window includes:
- the LOC129769514 gene encoding aldo-keto reductase family 1 member B1-like isoform X1, protein MLFVRRASARIGPFSVSAVHHFSNTRKDKAMASSVPRVKLNNGQSIPILGLGTWGSPQGEVAQAVKDAIDVGYRHIDGAHVYQNEHEVGEGVNAKIKEGVIKREDIFITSKLWNTFHRPELVEGACRTTLKNLGLDYVDLYLIHWPMGYREGDALFPTDENGKTAYSDVDYVDTWKEMEKLVELGLAKSIGISNFNSKQVERILAIAKVKPVTNQVECHPYLAQVKLSSFCAERDLVITAYSPLGSPNRPWAKPDDPQLMEDPKIVSIAKKYNKTPAQILIRYQIQRGHVVIPKSVNKARIQSNFEVFDFELSEDDMKLVTSFDCNGRVVPISSAAGHPYHPFENEEY, encoded by the exons ATG TTGTTCGTACGCCGTGCCAGTGCCCGGATCGGTCCATTTAGCGTCTCAGCTGTTCATCATTTTTCTAACACCCGGAAAGATAAAGCCATGGCATCAAGTGTACCGCGAGTGAAGCTGAACAATGGTCAATCAATTCCAATTCTTGGCCTTGGAACATGGGGC TCCCCACAGGGTGAGGTTGCCCAGGCCGTAAAGGATGCTATCGATGTGGGCTATCGCCACATCGACGGTGCTCATGTGTACCAGAACGAGCATGAAGTGGGCGAGGGCGTTAATGCCAAGATCAAGGAAGGCGTCATCAAACG CGAGGACATTTTCATCACCAGCAAGCTGTGGAACACCTTTCATCGGCCAGAGCTGGTCGAAGGAGCATGCCGAACGACGTTGAAAAATCTTGGTCTGGATTACGTAGACCTCTATTTGATTCACTGGCCAATGGGTTACAGAGAGGGCGACGCGCTGTTCCCCACCGATGAAAATGGAAAAACCGCCTATTCCGACGTCGACTATGTGGACACGTGGAAGGAGATGGAGAAATTGGTTGAATTGGGCCTGGCGAAAAGTATCGGTATTTCGAACTTCAACTCGAAGCAAGTTGAGCGTATTTTGGCTATTGCGAAGGTGAAACCGGTGACGAACCAGGTTGAATGTCATCCTTATTTGGCGCAAGTCAAACTATCCTCCTTCTGCGCTGAGCGTGATTTGGTTATAACCGCATATAGCCCACTTGGTTCACCTAACCGTCCATGGGCTAAGCCTGACGATCCCCAACTAATGGAGGATCCCAAG ATTGTATCAATCGCCAAGAAGTACAACAAGACGCCGGCCCAGATTTTGATCCGTTATCAGATCCAACGCGGACACGTGGTCATCCCCAAATCTGTTAACAAAGCCCGAATTCAATCTAACTTTGAAGTATTTGACTTCGAGTTATCTGAGGATGATATGAAACTTGTTACATCGTTCGACTGTAACGGACGAGTTGTACCGATCTCGAG TGCCGCCGGTCATCCGTACCATCCGTTCGAAAATGAGGAATATTGA
- the LOC129764454 gene encoding uncharacterized protein K02A2.6-like, whose protein sequence is MCKVRLCNYSTEDQDRFVRAQLLKGLRNKDLVKTARTYGHESNYIVQAATRDEAYEAETLQPVDVNAFEVSNRQILNDEHNRKRKNLGEHDGIRFAKRNKQNYGQGRRSRCTKCNLMNHRNGVCPALQRNCNSCGKRGHFAAACRKKRVYVTQQNREVPKGDTSEDEIQEESKQYTNALSLEDALISCSVGSSSPIRFLIDSGADVNVIGGNDWERLQVEFNLGKAKFEIIKLPSSGIHAYGCKDPIPVECSFKAKVAVMEAVKPSIIAIFYVIRQGARSLLGRSTASDMKLLKIGSTINNCETIKDEEKFPKMPGVMVRFSVNKSIAPVKNAYYNVPAAYREAARRRLHDMEARRIIEKVTSAPNWISGMSAVSKGKSDFRLVVNMRAPNRAINREYFRLPLIDEMKVKLHGAKYFSELDLSNAFYHLELSKESRDLTTFLAEDGMYRFTRLMFGVNCAPEVFQREMSRILKDADNIIVYIDDILIFAQTLEELRRSVANVLKILRKNNLTLNIEKCEFDRTKIKFLGHELDAEGFYIDKEKIIGVRNFREPITLSELRSFLGLASFIGPYIQNYADISSPLWAMTSSKTWTWGHKESEAFNLIKRRIVECTISLGYFSENDRTILYTDASPVALGAVLVQESDRHTPRIISFASKALTSTEKRYAQNQREALSAVWAVEHFSFFLLGRHFTLRTDAQGVAFILNRSREESKRALTRADGWALRLSPYNYDVEYVRGRDNIADSSSRLYCGDDEPFDEDVSPWEIAQLEANCVEFLTEQEIRDATENDETLQKVTSALDTGRWTKDIRRYQVVENDLAVRDGILIKTGCAVIPKSIQTKALQVAHEGHPTTAKMKSIIRQRVWWPSISKDVQNWVEKCRTCVINGKPERTTPMERVFMPKTVWETIALDFNGPYVKFGGISILVIVDYRSRYLSARPVRSTSFECTKRVLEKVFEREGYPKNIKTDNGPPFNSDDYKTYCSQRGINMIFSTPLFPQQNGLVESCMKVINKAMVAASTDKTNFIEELQKAVNAHNAAAHSVTKVPPEEVMLARKVKRGLPLLRHSKATFDEELFEKTDRESKMSGKLREDVRRGARKCRVKPGDTVIIERHTRAKGESRFAPTQYTVIQERNGSLTLNDGEGQVLKRHVSQTKKISSWRNNGETVVPTEQCRQSSPELMETTEPEPVRNRKPPSHLRDYIRYIDDRIM, encoded by the exons ATGTGCAAGGTACGACTGTGTAACTACAGCACCGAAGATCAGGACAGGTTCGTGCGAGCGCAGCTCCTAAAAGGGTTGAGAAACAAGGATTTGGTTAAAACAGCTAGAACCTACGGACACGAATCGAATTACATCGTGCAGGCCGCGACCCGCGACGAAGCATATGAAGCAGAAACCCTGCAGCCTGTGGATGTCAATGCGTTCGAAGTAAGTAATCGACAAATCTTAAATGACGAACACAACAGGAAGCGGAAAAATCTGGGCGAACACGACGGTATACGATTTGCAAAACGTAATAAGCAGAATTATGGTCAAGGCCGACGTTCACGTTGTACAAAGTGTAATCTGATGAACCACAGGAATGGCGTTTGCCCAGCGTTACAGAGAAACTGCAACAGTTGCGGTAAACGTGGTCACTTCGCGGCAGCCTGTCGGAAGAAACGCGTATACGTTACCCAACAAAATCGAGAAGTCCCGAAAGGCGATACATCTGAAGATGAAATACAGGAAGAGTCCAAACAg TATACTAATGCTCTCTCCTTGGAAGACGCCTTGATTTCATGTAGTGTGGGGTCATCGAGTCCAATTCGTTTCTTAATTGACTCTGGCGCCGACGTAAATGTCATTGGTGGGAATGATTGGGAGCGCCTGCAGGTTGAATTTAACTTAGGGAAAGCGAAATTCGAGATCATAAAACTACCCAGTTCAGGAATACACGCATACGGTTGTAAAGATCCAATACCTGTTGAATGCTCGTTCAAGGCCAAAGTTGCTGTAATGGAAGCCGTTAAACCCTCTATTATTGCTATCTTCTATGTTATACGGCAAGGAGCTAGATCGCTTCTTGGCCGATCTACCGCTAGTGACATGAAACTACTGAAAATTGGATCAACCATCAATAATTGCGAAACAATAAAAGATGAGGAGAAATTTCCGAAAATGCCAGGGGTCATGGTAAGGTTCAGTGTGAACAAATCGATTGCCCCAGTGAAGAACGCATATTATAACGTGCCAGCTGCATACCGGGAGGCAGCAAGACGCAGACTGCACGATATGGAAGCACGTAGAATAATCGAAAAGGTTACCTCAGCACCCAACTGGATTAGCGGAATGTCCGCTGTTTCAAAAGGGAAAAGTGATTTTCGACTCGTGGTAAACATGAGGGCCCCAAATAGGGCTATCAACCGAGAATATTTCCGGCTCCCTCTTATAGATGAAATGAAGGTGAAGCTTCATGGAGCAAAATATTTCTCGGAATTAGACCTTAGTAACGCTTTTTATCACCTCGAGTTGTCAAAGGAATCGAGAGACTTAACAACCTTCTTGGCAGAAGACGGCATGTACAGGTTTACTCGACTCATGTTCGGGGTTAACTGTGCCCCCGAGGTGTTCCAGAGGGAAATGTCGCGCATATTAAAGGATGCAGACAATATAATCGTATACATCGACGACATCCTCATATTTGCGCAGACGCTTGAAGAACTTCGACGATCCGTtgcaaatgttttgaaaattttgaggaaaaataacTTAACTCTGAATATAGAAAAATGCGAATTCGATAGGACCAAGATAAAATTCCTTGGTCACGAGCTGGACGCTGAAGGCTTTTACATAGATAAAGAGAAGATTATCGGCGTACGAAACTTTCGAGAACCAATCACGCTTTCAGAGCTTAGAAGCTTCCTTGGGTTGGCTTCATTCATCGGCCCATACATACAGAATTACGCAGACATTTCAAGCCCTCTATGGGCCATGACATCCTCAAAAACCTGGACATGGGGTCACAAAGAAAGCGAGGCATTCAACTTGATTAAAAGGCGAATCGTGGAATGTACGATATCATTAGGATATTTTTCCGAGAACGATCGGACAATTCTATACACCGACGCGTCACCAGTAGCTTTGGGAGCTGTACTGGTCCAAGAAAGCGACCGACATACTCCAAGAATAATTAGTTTTGCGTCTAAAGCTCTAACCAGCACCGAAAAAAGGTACGCCCAAAACCAGCGCGAGGCATTAAGCGCTGTTTGGGCAGTGGAACATTTTTCTTTCTTCCTTCTTGGGAGGCATTTCACACTGCGTACAGACGCTCAAGGGGTAGCGTTCATTTTGAATCGATCTCGGGAAGAGTCAAAGCGAGCTCTTACCCGTGCCGATGGCTGGGCACTACGATTGAGCCCGTACAATTACGACGTGGAATACGTTCGTGGCCGGGATAACATAGCCGACTCCTCATCGAGACTGTATTGCGGTGATGATGAACCCTTTGACGAAGATGTAAGTCCTTGGGAGATTGCACAACTTGAAGCAAACTGTGTAGAATTTTTGACAGAACAGGAAATTCGAGACGCTACCGAAAATGACGAAACGCTCCAAAAAGTAACGAGCGCTCTAGATACAGGAAGGTGGACCAAAGATATACGCAGGTATCAAGTCGTTGAAAATGACTTAGCAGTGCGAGATGGCATTCTCATCAAAACCGGTTGCGCTGTAATACCAAAATCGATCCAGACGAAGGCTTTACAGGTCGCACATGAAGGACACCCTACAACAGCTAAGATGAAAAGCATAATAAGACAGCGTGTATGGTGGCCTTCTATCTCAAAAGATGTTCAAAATTGGGTTGAAAAATGCAGAACATGTGTCATCAATGGAAAACCAGAAAGAACTACCCCAATGGAGCGTGTTTTTATGCCGAAAACCGTCTGGGAAACGATAGCCTTGGATTTCAATGGCCCCTATGTCAAGTTTGGAGgaatttcaatcctcgtaatcGTTGACTATAGGTCTAGGTACCTTTCTGCCAGACCGGTCAGATCCACCAGTTTCGAATGTACCAAAAGAGTGCTTGAGAAGGTATTCGAAAGAGAAGGCTATCCTAAGAACATTAAAACGGATAACGGACCACCGTTCAACAGCGATGATTACAAAACTTATTGTAGCCAGCGTGGAATCAACATGATTTTTTCAACTCCTTTATTCCCACAACAAAATGGGTTGGTGGAATCGTGCATGAAAGTGATCAATAAAGCGATGGTTGCAGCTTCTACCGACAAGACCAATTTCATAGAAGAACTTCAAAAAGCAGTAAATGCGCATAACGCAGCGGCGCACAGCGTAACCAAGGTCCCGCCGGAGGAGGTTATGCTTGCACGGAAAGTCAAGCGCGGACTCCCACTTCTGCGGCACAGTAAAGCAACATTTGACGAGGAGCTTTTCGAGAAAACTGACCGAGAATCAAAAATGTCTGGCAAACTTCGGGAAGATGTTCGACGAGGTGCACGGAAATGCAGAGTAAAGCCAGGCGACACGGTAATAATCGAACGACACACACGCGCAAAAGGTGAGTCTCGCTTCGCTCCTACGCAGTATACTGTCATCCAGGAAAGGAACGGTAGTCTTACCCTCAATGACGGTGAAGGTCAAGTACTAAAACGACACGTATCTCAAACTAAAAAGATTTCCTCTTGGCGTAACAACGGAGAAACTGTCGTTCCAACCGAGCAATGCCGTCAGTCTTCGCCAGAACTAATGGAGACAACTGAACCTGAACCGGTACGAAATAGGAAACCTCCATCTCATCTTCGTGACTATATTAGATACATCGATGATCGCATAATGTAA
- the LOC129769514 gene encoding aldo-keto reductase family 1 member B1-like isoform X2 has translation MLFVRRASARIGPFSVSAVHHFSNTRKDKAMASSVPRVKLNNGQSIPILGLGTWGSPQGEVAQAVKDAIDVGYRHIDGAHVYQNEHEVGEGVNAKIKEGVIKREDIFITSKLWNTFHRPELVEGACRTTLKNLGLDYVDLYLIHWPMGYREGDALFPTDENGKTAYSDVDYVDTWKEMEKLVELGLAKSIGISNFNSKQVERILAIAKVKPVTNQVECHPYLAQVKLSSFCAERDLVITAYSPLGSPNRPWAKPDDPQLMEDPKIVSIAKKYNKTPAQILIRYQIQRGHVVIPKSVNKARIQSNFEVFDFELSEDDMKLVTSFDCNGRVVPISREDTNPHIPFREEF, from the exons ATG TTGTTCGTACGCCGTGCCAGTGCCCGGATCGGTCCATTTAGCGTCTCAGCTGTTCATCATTTTTCTAACACCCGGAAAGATAAAGCCATGGCATCAAGTGTACCGCGAGTGAAGCTGAACAATGGTCAATCAATTCCAATTCTTGGCCTTGGAACATGGGGC TCCCCACAGGGTGAGGTTGCCCAGGCCGTAAAGGATGCTATCGATGTGGGCTATCGCCACATCGACGGTGCTCATGTGTACCAGAACGAGCATGAAGTGGGCGAGGGCGTTAATGCCAAGATCAAGGAAGGCGTCATCAAACG CGAGGACATTTTCATCACCAGCAAGCTGTGGAACACCTTTCATCGGCCAGAGCTGGTCGAAGGAGCATGCCGAACGACGTTGAAAAATCTTGGTCTGGATTACGTAGACCTCTATTTGATTCACTGGCCAATGGGTTACAGAGAGGGCGACGCGCTGTTCCCCACCGATGAAAATGGAAAAACCGCCTATTCCGACGTCGACTATGTGGACACGTGGAAGGAGATGGAGAAATTGGTTGAATTGGGCCTGGCGAAAAGTATCGGTATTTCGAACTTCAACTCGAAGCAAGTTGAGCGTATTTTGGCTATTGCGAAGGTGAAACCGGTGACGAACCAGGTTGAATGTCATCCTTATTTGGCGCAAGTCAAACTATCCTCCTTCTGCGCTGAGCGTGATTTGGTTATAACCGCATATAGCCCACTTGGTTCACCTAACCGTCCATGGGCTAAGCCTGACGATCCCCAACTAATGGAGGATCCCAAG ATTGTATCAATCGCCAAGAAGTACAACAAGACGCCGGCCCAGATTTTGATCCGTTATCAGATCCAACGCGGACACGTGGTCATCCCCAAATCTGTTAACAAAGCCCGAATTCAATCTAACTTTGAAGTATTTGACTTCGAGTTATCTGAGGATGATATGAAACTTGTTACATCGTTCGACTGTAACGGACGAGTTGTACCGATCTCGAG AGAGGATACAAATCCCCACATTCCGTTCAGAGAGGAATTTTAA